Below is a window of Fibrobacter sp. UWB11 DNA.
TTTCCACAACGAAAATCACGGCGTTGCACACAACTTTGAAAACGCCATGCGTGAAGCCACGGGCGACTTGATTTACTTTGCCGACCAGGACGATGTATGGTTGCCGGGCAAGCTCGACAAGATGGAAAAGTTCCTCACGGAAGGCGGCTATGACACGATTCTTTGCAACTGTTCGCTCGTCGATGCCAACTTGAACGTCATCAAGGAACGCCATTACGATGAAAAATGGCCGATGAAAAAATCGCTCTTGCGAAACATCATCAACAATTGCTGGCTCGGTGCCTGCATGTGCTTTACCAAACAAGTGAAAGACGCTTGCATGCCGTTCCCGCCGAAAGTTGTCGCGCATGATTTGTGGGTCTCGTACTATGCCCAAAAGCATTTCAAGTGCGGTTACCAAGACGAAGTTTTGCAGCTATACCGCCGTCACGAAAACACAGTCTCGTTCACGGGCGGCAAGAGCACGAACAGCCTCTATTTTAGAATTGCATACCGCGCTTACCTCGCGTGGCATATCCTTTGGCGTTAGGCATTAAGCATGAAAATTTGCATTACACTCGCAACATATAACGGCGAAAAGTATCTTGGCGAAATGCTTGATTCTTTAGTCGCGCAGACGAAACAAGCCGATGTTATAATTGCAGTGGATGACGGTTCCAAAGATTCTACATGCGAAATCTTGGAACGTTACAAAGACAAGCTCCCGCTAGAAATCACCAAGTTTGAGAAGAA
It encodes the following:
- a CDS encoding glycosyltransferase family 2 protein, which gives rise to MRRSICMATYNGAKYIKEQLDSIIPQLREDDELIVSDDASKDDTLKIVQSYNDPRIKIFHNENHGVAHNFENAMREATGDLIYFADQDDVWLPGKLDKMEKFLTEGGYDTILCNCSLVDANLNVIKERHYDEKWPMKKSLLRNIINNCWLGACMCFTKQVKDACMPFPPKVVAHDLWVSYYAQKHFKCGYQDEVLQLYRRHENTVSFTGGKSTNSLYFRIAYRAYLAWHILWR